From Cryptococcus neoformans var. grubii H99 chromosome 6, complete sequence:
AGGCGTCTCGTCTCCAGCCTTGTGGTGCAAGGACGACAATGGAAGGACTGATTCGTCTTCGATAGATTTCTTGAGGTAAACCTCATCACCCTAttaaaaaaataaaaataaaaaaaaacatgTCAGCAAAGCCCGTCCATACTGGGAAAccgaaaaggaaggagactTACCTCGAGTGGAGTGGTGGAGAATGATAAGCCCTTGTTGAAGTGCTTGGAGAAACATTGTCGGGCAAGCTCGTAATCGATATGAGAGCtaagcttcttcctcggttGGACTGTCAAACTGTGCCTCTGTAACATGCCATTAGCAAAATAAACCACCACTGAATCCCCCCGAGCCCAGACAGATGAGGGGGTGAGGGGGAACTTACAGCATCGACATTGCTATCCAACACCGCCGGACTATGCGCTCCCTCACTGATCGATAGCCTGATCGAAAAGTCCTTTTGTCCACTCCCTGTCGACTTTTCCCACAACTCGATCGTACAGTGCGAGCAATAATCCAACTCGGGAATCCTTACATTAGTAAATGGTAAACCGGAAGCAAGCAAGAGATGGACAAAGGTGGTGATGTGGGATTCTTTGGTAAAGTAGAAACAGGCCAAGGATTTGCCCGTCGTCTTTGCTTCGTCAAGGTCTTCCCATACTTTACGCAAGAGGGGTAAGCTGGTGAGTACACCGatttcttccttggctTCGGCGTCGAAACCGTATTCCTGAGGAGCGACGAGGTCGAAAAGCGCCTTGGCACGGCCAAATAGATCGTGAAGGCCTTTCCAAATaatgagaagaaaaaaaaatcagtTTTTGTGATACGCCCATGAACAATTGAGATTTTCTAGACTAACGTCGATCTTGGTTCGGTGCGCCCGCTTTACTGGCTTGTCCTTTACCCGCAGGGTCAAACACAGCGAACAAGAATGTTCGATTATGCAAACTGTCGTACTTGATCTGGCAAACCCAAATCATCAGCCAACTTTTGATAGCGATCCGCCTTGCACATCCAAAACTTACACTGTCATACAATTCAGACACTCTTGACGGATCAAATTTCTCCTGCTTCACACCAACCCAGTCATCGAAAATTTTTTCCCATCGTTCTTTGAACAACCAAGGACTGTCGCCACTGCACCATCTCTGCTGAGGAATCTTTTCGACGTTGCCATTCTCGTAATTGCGTCGCATGATTGCGCGAAGTTCGGTGAGTTGCTCAATAACATCCTGTGTACTGTGTAAGTTTTCGGGTTTCATTTCTGTGTTAGAGAGACAAAGCCAACGTACAGAGACAACCTCTACAGGCTCCTTCTTGAACGACTTTGGCCAAGCAAGATCAGGTCTCCTTTCCGTCTCGCCAGTCCTCAGCAACATCTtcaatttcttcttcgcatCCGTGCAAAGATCCTTGGCAGCATTATTATCATCCAAGAGATCTCGCCTTTGGATAAGATGACTGATTTGAGGGCCTTGCTCGGGTGGGTTGCGTGCGTTAGCTATGGAGGATgcggacgaggaagaactGCCTTCGACGCCAAGTAGAGCGTGGGCGAAGATTTGAGCAGTGTtctgatttttttttaaaaaaaagacgGTTAATTTTCATGTCCCAATCGATCTCTGGTCTGGATTGAACCTACGATGACTCGTCTTTCGGATGAAGTATAAATCTTGACATTGTTAAGTACGTCCTTGTCTTGTTGACCGTTAGCTCGAATTCCGCTGCAATCCACAAGCAAACGGAACCTActcatgatcatgatgtCCTTTTTGAAAGCATCTCCTAAATCTCTACTTTGATACCTCGATGAATGCGTGCTTTCACCACCCCACTTGACAACCAACTGCATCTTCTCAAGACCTTCAGGGATATCTGGGTCACTAACACACCCCGCATGTTTGTCTTTGACCGTTTCATCCTGAGTGGTTTCAGGCTCGGGACTACGGGGCTCACTAGATTGGGGGATGGCATCAACGCTGCCTGTCGCAGACATAGGTGGTTCAGTAAGAAGAGTTGAATCCATGTTCGCTGCCTGAGCTGACTCTCCCTTTCTGAGCCAGTCATTGACCTTTTTCCTGCCTTCAGTCTCGGTAACGtcaccctcatcttccttgtcttcatcattctttttcttatccttcttctcattcttatctcccttcttcttcacgAAGCTGGGCTTGAGCTGTGCCTTAGTTCCTGGGaagctcatcttcttcccaagcgCTTCCTTAATCTGAGAAAGTTTGAGAAGTTGTTCCCCCGTGATACCAGGAGTCTGGGACGACTCTTCAGCCGCGGCGAGGATGTATTGAAGCTGACGAGTGTCACGAAGGATAATCTCTTCTCGGTGGCCACGAAGAAGtcgaaggaaaggttgagaCCAGGCTTCGTGTGCCGGGAAAGAGAACTAGCGAGTAGCTATTAATAACGCTACCAACCTTCCACACGCCTAACTCACCTTCAACTTCATCTTAGGTGTACGATCGGCGTGACGAAGAACAGTGACGGTTGCGCGGAGAGTACTTGTCGTTGACCCACCTGAGGGATCATCGATGGTAGTAGTAGAGGCCAAACCGGCCTGGATACCTTGGACTTTGCGCTCTCGAGCAATTTGACAAACTCCAGAGAGAATCTCGGCAGCCTTATCTGGTCGACTGTTAGTTACAATGATTCAATTGTGATACATCTTCGCTTACCATAATATGCCTTTAAACAAAGTCAGCTTAGTCCGTGGCTGCCGATAGTTAACGATCGACTTACTTGGTTACCTTTGACGAAACTCCATCCATTCACATCAATGACCATACTTCTTGACCCACCTTCGCATCTCAAAAGGTCAAAACCACACACGCGTTGCCCAAATGCCTCGACAACATCCCGGGCGTATTGATTTTCGGCTTCTGAAAGAGGAGTGATGAAACGGGTCTCCTTACCGTCCGCATTACGGCGGACAAGGCCATCGACAACGGGAGATTTGCGAGTCTCGGCGTGGGAGAACTTGGATCCGACAGTGTAGACCTTGATGTCTTCAGCTACATGGAAAGTCAGTCGATTTGATGTTGTCGCGATTCCTTTAGAAATATTTACCGTTGTCAACATTGATAAACTCCTCGTAAATGAAAGACCCAATGGTTCGAGGGTGGTAAAGGTTCGGGTCGTACTCGCTCGATTTGTTACCAACCTACGGCTCAGATTAGAGCATATTCGTTAAGTGAAAGAACAAGGCACCTAAAGTTACCTTTCGGAacaatctccttcctccaccacccttgTAATAGATGAACACATTGTGGTTCTCTCCATCAACGGGCTTTTCGACAAAAGGCTTTTCGATAACGTGGTCACCGACGAGGATGGCATCACCATCCTCGCGCAAGATCACTTCCGTAGCCTTGGGCACTGGATCCTTTCTCTGTTTCCCTCTCCATTTCTCCGGGATAACCACCTCTCCccattcatcctcatctttcGCCTTGGGACCGGGCAGCACCAAACCCAATTCCCTCCGCACCTGTCTTCTTAAAGATCTAGGGATACGAGGCCCCCCATCCCTTGATATCTCAGCCCGGCTAGGGGTGGGTACGCCTATATGGTCTAGAATAGCGAGCACGAGTCGGCGGTCCCACAAGAGCGACTGCATGGAAAGAGAGTTGATAGAGATAGGAGGCGGGCGATTAGGGAGTTGGGTGTAAGAGATAGCTttggggagggggaagtccgtagaaaagaaagagatgagTACATCTACAGGAGGCCAGTGGGAGATGTCTATAAAACTGTTATGAGCTAACTGCAGTTTCTTATGGTGTTAGAGCAGCAAATAAcataccttcttcaaggatAACAACGTCTCCAAAGATCTTAACTTCCAAACCTCCCTTCTCAATATCAACCAGCCTCGTAAGAATCTCTCTCATCGCCTTGCTCCTCGCTTTGACGTCCATTGCGCAGACACCAAGTACGACCTTGGGCTGCTTCGGAGCCGCCAGAGAGGGTGTGTTGAGGTTCATGAgtaatgatgatggagagggGGAAGTGGGCCTTTTCTCGGTATTTTGAGTGAAGCGTTTGACGGAAGGGGATTTGGGCGGAAGCATGGACATGGCGGATATGTACAGTGAGAAGCCAGTcctggatgagatggagagataCGAAGAAACGTTTATTAACTGGTTATGAGGAACGCCGAAAACTCGAGTGGATAATAACCGGCATCGCGACCGTTCCCCCTGCAGAAAATAAAGAGATCCGAGACTCCGGCCGGATGAAGCTGAATTTTTGCAAGTTAATACTTGGGGAAAGTATGTGGATGCATAGACAGACCATCCTACATCGGTCAAAATGAAAGTGTGTATATCTACAAAGATAAAATGAACCCTTGgctggaaaaaaaagtacGTTCCCGAGCCTCCGCCCAACGTCCGGCATCTGATTTACTACAAAATATCCTGGTACTTGTGGAAAGATCTCTGAGATGGCTACAAAATGGTAAATGTACGTAGGTAAATAGAATGTGTTTGAAAACATTTTAACTTACTTCGAGGTATGGGAGCTTCAACTAATTACACAATTGGACTCAATTAAGCTTCAGGCCAGCATTTTGTCGATCGATGGTGTCGTGCACTCACCTTTGCAAAAATTTCGGCTTCATCTTTGACCTTGAACTCGGTTCCATCCTTGACGGCGGCTGTTGCGCACATAAGTTGAAATTTTCAGATCATTCGCTCCGCATCAAGAGTCTTCACTCACAAGAGGTCTGATAAATATGTCAGCCATTATTATCATTACATTCCTAAATCTCGATACAAATCAGTACTCACCTTGTCATCGACAGGCAGACCCATAGCCAACTCATTCAGGTTATATCCCATATCCCCagccttctttctcaaaaTGGTGATCAATCTGTCGTCGCCAGTGTTCAtcagcaagaagaaaggtAAACTCTCGAGGGGACAGATTCGGAGGTTAAGCCGTCGATGGATGGCATCGGCTTTGGTGGGAAGGGTAGTAAGAGCAGAAAACTGTTTCAAGCCAGAGCTGAATATCTTGTCTTGATCAAGGAGCCGACTACGGTGGAATTGATCCATGATCTTGCCCATAAGACTGATGGACAGGATTTTCCGGACTCGAGGCTCGTTTTTATTCCATCTAGGAAAAGACCTATGGGTTCGCGACATCAGATCTGAGGAGGTCGAGAAAGTATAGATAAAAATATGCTGATGCTCACTCATGCCAGACAACGACATCGATCTCAGCAGATATGCTCTCGCCTCGCCTGTAAGAACCCAAAATCTGGTAACTGACTACATTCAAATAATGTTCGATCAGCTACGTAGAAAAGTAACGCAGGTCACTTACTCTTCGGATCAGCCAAGTGAAGAGCTTGCTTAATCAATTTGTCAAATTCTTCCACTTCAGATCGCGGAATCATGGTGCTCATCTGGTTGTGGTACCGGACAGCAAGCTATCAAAGTGGCTTCTGATCAGCGCTGATTACCTGCTGTGGAACAAAGGCAACTAACTGTTAGAGGTTCGGAAAGCTTGTACTTTTGCGCATTACCTTCTCTTGCTGACAACAAGTCATCGAGTGACCGcgccccttcctccacacTTCAGAGATACGATCAGCCCACACATTCAGTCTGTGTT
This genomic window contains:
- a CDS encoding cortical actin cytoskeleton protein asp1; this translates as MSMLPPKSPSVKRFTQNTEKRPTSPSPSSLLMNLNTPSLAAPKQPKVVLGVCAMDVKARSKAMREILTRLVDIEKGGLEVKIFGDVVILEEDISHWPPVDVLISFFSTDFPLPKAISYTQLPNRPPPISINSLSMQSLLWDRRLVLAILDHIGVPTPSRAEISRDGGPRIPRSLRRQVRRELGLVLPGPKAKDEDEWGEVVIPEKWRGKQRKDPVPKATEVILREDGDAILVGDHVIEKPFVEKPVDGENHNVFIYYKGGGGRRLFRKVGNKSSEYDPNLYHPRTIGSFIYEEFINVDNAEDIKVYTVGSKFSHAETRKSPVVDGLVRRNADGKETRFITPLSEAENQYARDVVEAFGQRVCGFDLLRCEGGSRSMVIDVNGWSFVKGNQAYYDKAAEILSGVCQIARERKVQGIQAGLASTTTIDDPSGGSTTSTLRATVTVLRHADRTPKMKLKFSFPAHEAWSQPFLRLLRGHREEIILRDTRQLQYILAAAEESSQTPGITGEQLLKLSQIKEALGKKMSFPGTKAQLKPSFVKKKGDKNEKKDKKKNDEDKEDEGDVTETEGRKKVNDWLRKGESAQAANMDSTLLTEPPMSATGSVDAIPQSSEPRSPEPETTQDETVKDKHAGCVSDPDIPEGLEKMQLVVKWGGESTHSSRYQSRDLGDAFKKDIMIMNKDVLNNVKIYTSSERRVINTAQIFAHALLGVEGSSSSSASSIANARNPPEQGPQISHLIQRRDLLDDNNAAKDLCTDAKKKLKMLLRTGETERRPDLAWPKSFKKEPVEVVSDVIEQLTELRAIMRRNYENGNVEKIPQQRWCSGDSPWLFKERWEKIFDDWVGVKQEKFDPSRVSELYDSIKYDSLHNRTFLFAVFDPAGKGQASKAGAPNQDRRLHDLFGRAKALFDLVAPQEYGFDAEAKEEIGVLTSLPLLRKVWEDLDEAKTTGKSLACFYFTKESHITTFVHLLLASGLPFTNVRIPELDYCSHCTIELWEKSTGSGQKDFSIRLSISEGAHSPAVLDSNVDARHSLTVQPRKKLSSHIDYELARQCFSKHFNKGLSFSTTPLEGDEVYLKKSIEDESVLPLSSLHHKAGDETPRMISSASSDRSHPGASDGGW